The Platichthys flesus chromosome 8, fPlaFle2.1, whole genome shotgun sequence genome has a window encoding:
- the hars gene encoding histidine--tRNA ligase isoform X1, which yields MYTLGMFCVRACSGLVAIRTASHVRFLHSFPGITVAQIDEEVAKLLELKARIGGDDGKHQFVLKTAKGTRDYNPKQMAIREKVFNTIISCFKRHGAETIDTPVFELKETLTGKYGEDSKLIYDLKDQGGELLSLRYDLTVPFARYLAMNKITNIKRYHIAKVYRRDNPAMTRGRYREFYQCDFDIAGQYDAMIPDAECLKIVHEIFSELELGDFCIKVNDRRILDGMFAVCGVPDDKFRTICSTVDKLDKMAWEDVKKEMVNEKGLSEEVADQIGEYVSMKGGMDLAERLLQDQKMCKSKQACAGLSDIRLLFSYLQLFQVTDKVVFDLSLARGLDYYTGIIYEGVLTQAGVTVVSNEAQKGAPSEESVSVGSVAGGGRYDGLVSMFDPKGRKVPCVGVSIGIERIFSIMEQKAEASAEKVRTTEVQVMVASAQKNLLEERLKLITDLWNAGIKAEVMYKKNPKLLSQLQHCEESGIPLVAILGEQELKDGVVKLRIVATREEFDISRADLIGEIKKRTSEA from the exons ATGTACACGCTGGGCATGTTTTGTGTTCGTGCTTGCTCTGGTCTGGTGGCCATTCGGACTGCATCACATGTCCGATTTCTCCATTCTTTTCCGGGGATCACTGTGGCTCAG ATTGACGAAGAGGTAGCCAAACTGCTGGAACTGAAGGCTCGGATAGGAGGTGATGATGGAAAACATCAGTTTGTCCTCAAGACAGCAAAG GGAACGAGGGACTACAACCCCAAGCAGATGGCCATCAGAGAGAAGGTCTTCAACACAATCATCAGCTGCTTCAAACGTCACGGAGCAGAGACCATCGACACACCTGTTTTTGAACTGAAG GAAACATTGACAGGGAAATATGGAGAAGATTCCAAGCTCATCTACGACCTTAAAGACCaaggaggagagctgctgtCCCTCAGATATGACCTCACT GTGCCCTTTGCCCGCTACCTGGCTATGAACAAGATAACCAACATCAAGCGCTATCACATTGCTAAGGTCTATCGCCGTGACAACCCAGCCATGACCCGTGGACGCTACAGAGAGTTTTATCAGTGT GATTTTGACATAGCAGGGCAGTATGATGCCATGATTCCAGATGCTGAGTGTCTGAAGATTGTCCATGAAATTTTCAGTGAGCTGGAGCTCGGTGACTTCTGTATCAAG GTCAATGACAGACGTATTCTGGATGGtatgtttgctgtgtgtgggGTTCCAGATGACAAGTTTCGTACCATCTGTTCAACCGTGGATAAACTGGACAAG ATGGCGTGGGAGGACGTAAAAAAGGAGATGGTGAATGAGAAGGGCTTGTCAGAGGAGGTTGCTGACCAGATTGGGGAGTACGTCAGCATGAAGG GTGGAATGGACTTGGCAGAGCGCCTTCTTCAGGACCAGAAAATGTGTAAGAGTAAACAGGCCTGCGCTGGCCTCTCCGACATCAGGCTGCTCTTCAGCTACCTGCAACTCTTCCAGGTCACAGACAAG GTGGTATTTGACCTCAGTCTGGCCCGTGGACTGGATTATTATACAGGAATTATTTACGAGGGAGTGCTAACTCAGGCAGGTGTGACCGTAGTCTCCAACGAAGCCCAAAAAGGGGCCCCTTCAGAGGAGAGTGTCAGTGTAGGCAGCGTGGCGGGAGGGGGTCGCTACGATGGCCTTGTCAGCATGTTCGACCCTAAGGGCAGGAAAGTGCCGTGTGTGGGCGTGAGCATCGGGATCGAGAGGATCTTCTCCATCATGGagcagaaggctgag gCGTCAGCAGAGAAGGTCCGTACCACAGAGGTTCAGGTGATGGTCGCATCTGCTCAGAAGAatctgctggaggagagacTCAAACTAATCACCGATCTCTGGAATGCTGGCATTAAG GCAGAGGTTATGTACAAGAAGAACCCCAAACTGCTGAGTCAACTGCAGCACTGTGAGGAATCTGGCATCCCACTCGTGGCCATACTTGGAGAACAGGAGCTTAAAGATGGAGTGGTCAAACTACGCATTGTGGCCACCAGAGAGGag TTTGATATTTCCAGAGCGGATCTTATTGGGGAGATCAAGAAGAGGACATCTGAAGCCTAA
- the hars gene encoding histidine--tRNA ligase isoform X2: MEDKAQIQDAIKTQGEVVRKLKSEKATKEQIDEEVAKLLELKARIGGDDGKHQFVLKTAKGTRDYNPKQMAIREKVFNTIISCFKRHGAETIDTPVFELKETLTGKYGEDSKLIYDLKDQGGELLSLRYDLTVPFARYLAMNKITNIKRYHIAKVYRRDNPAMTRGRYREFYQCDFDIAGQYDAMIPDAECLKIVHEIFSELELGDFCIKVNDRRILDGMFAVCGVPDDKFRTICSTVDKLDKMAWEDVKKEMVNEKGLSEEVADQIGEYVSMKGGMDLAERLLQDQKMCKSKQACAGLSDIRLLFSYLQLFQVTDKVVFDLSLARGLDYYTGIIYEGVLTQAGVTVVSNEAQKGAPSEESVSVGSVAGGGRYDGLVSMFDPKGRKVPCVGVSIGIERIFSIMEQKAEASAEKVRTTEVQVMVASAQKNLLEERLKLITDLWNAGIKAEVMYKKNPKLLSQLQHCEESGIPLVAILGEQELKDGVVKLRIVATREEFDISRADLIGEIKKRTSEA; encoded by the exons ATGGAGGACAAGGCACAGATACAAGACGCGATTAAGACCCAAGGCGAGGTGGTCCGGAAACTAAAGTCGGAGAAGGCGACCAAAGAGCAG ATTGACGAAGAGGTAGCCAAACTGCTGGAACTGAAGGCTCGGATAGGAGGTGATGATGGAAAACATCAGTTTGTCCTCAAGACAGCAAAG GGAACGAGGGACTACAACCCCAAGCAGATGGCCATCAGAGAGAAGGTCTTCAACACAATCATCAGCTGCTTCAAACGTCACGGAGCAGAGACCATCGACACACCTGTTTTTGAACTGAAG GAAACATTGACAGGGAAATATGGAGAAGATTCCAAGCTCATCTACGACCTTAAAGACCaaggaggagagctgctgtCCCTCAGATATGACCTCACT GTGCCCTTTGCCCGCTACCTGGCTATGAACAAGATAACCAACATCAAGCGCTATCACATTGCTAAGGTCTATCGCCGTGACAACCCAGCCATGACCCGTGGACGCTACAGAGAGTTTTATCAGTGT GATTTTGACATAGCAGGGCAGTATGATGCCATGATTCCAGATGCTGAGTGTCTGAAGATTGTCCATGAAATTTTCAGTGAGCTGGAGCTCGGTGACTTCTGTATCAAG GTCAATGACAGACGTATTCTGGATGGtatgtttgctgtgtgtgggGTTCCAGATGACAAGTTTCGTACCATCTGTTCAACCGTGGATAAACTGGACAAG ATGGCGTGGGAGGACGTAAAAAAGGAGATGGTGAATGAGAAGGGCTTGTCAGAGGAGGTTGCTGACCAGATTGGGGAGTACGTCAGCATGAAGG GTGGAATGGACTTGGCAGAGCGCCTTCTTCAGGACCAGAAAATGTGTAAGAGTAAACAGGCCTGCGCTGGCCTCTCCGACATCAGGCTGCTCTTCAGCTACCTGCAACTCTTCCAGGTCACAGACAAG GTGGTATTTGACCTCAGTCTGGCCCGTGGACTGGATTATTATACAGGAATTATTTACGAGGGAGTGCTAACTCAGGCAGGTGTGACCGTAGTCTCCAACGAAGCCCAAAAAGGGGCCCCTTCAGAGGAGAGTGTCAGTGTAGGCAGCGTGGCGGGAGGGGGTCGCTACGATGGCCTTGTCAGCATGTTCGACCCTAAGGGCAGGAAAGTGCCGTGTGTGGGCGTGAGCATCGGGATCGAGAGGATCTTCTCCATCATGGagcagaaggctgag gCGTCAGCAGAGAAGGTCCGTACCACAGAGGTTCAGGTGATGGTCGCATCTGCTCAGAAGAatctgctggaggagagacTCAAACTAATCACCGATCTCTGGAATGCTGGCATTAAG GCAGAGGTTATGTACAAGAAGAACCCCAAACTGCTGAGTCAACTGCAGCACTGTGAGGAATCTGGCATCCCACTCGTGGCCATACTTGGAGAACAGGAGCTTAAAGATGGAGTGGTCAAACTACGCATTGTGGCCACCAGAGAGGag TTTGATATTTCCAGAGCGGATCTTATTGGGGAGATCAAGAAGAGGACATCTGAAGCCTAA
- the dnd1 gene encoding dead end protein 1, with amino-acid sequence MGLLQMHPRGDRVASQHRAKMVEMMEAVQSQVLSMNTERVQALETWLKTTDTKLIQINGQRKYGGPPEVWHGPIPGANCEIFISQIPRDSYEDQLIPLFSSVGPVWEFRLMMNFSGQNRGFAYAKYSSSALATEAICMLDGYMLEPGSCIKVCQSIEKRHLCIEELPATTRQEDLLKVLRVMAEGVQNVSLTAGSGIKGVSAIVSFSSHYTASMAKKILVEVFKKEFALNVSIMWQSCGNLHPDEPLTPNKPPKSLLASPLRPPCHILKAPQSSVLHPCLASRPPSPPGFCRAVGGPTAVLYPPCPHQFKCSFSQGDRVPVESPVKLLSKVCEVTGVGQPRYEMSYTHAGRNGFLHFTYTVCIPRITTPFKGLVMILPGPTASTVQEEARQAAAKQVLQGIYNN; translated from the exons ATGGGACTGCTCCAGATGCATCCGCGGGGCGACAGAGTGGCGTCACAGCACAGAGCGAAGATGGTGGAGATGATGGAGGCCGTGCAGAGTCAG GTGCTGTCAATGAACACTGAGCGGGTGCAAGCGCTGGAAACCTGGCTGAAAACCACGGACACAAAGCTGATTCAAATCAACGGCCAGAGGAAGTATGGAGGACCACCTGAGG TGTGGCATGGCCCCATCCCAGGAGCAAACTGTGAGATCTTCATCAGCCAGATCCCACGGGACAGCTACGAGGACCAGCTGATTCCCCTGTTCAGCTCTGTGGGGCCTGTCTGGGAGTTTAGGCTTATGATGAACTTCAGCGGGCAAAACCGTGGCTTTGCATATGCTAAATACAGCTCATCGGCTTTAGCTACAGAAGCAATCTGCATGCTGGATGGCTACATGCTGGAGCCCGGCTCCTGCATCAAGGTCTGCCAGAGTATAGAGAAGAGACACCTGTGCATTGAAGAGCTGCCGGCCACCACCAGACAAGAGGACCTGCTGAAG GTTCTGCGTGTGATGGCTGAGGGTGTGCAGAACGTTTCACTGACAGCTGGGTCTGGTATCAAGGGGGTGTCGGCCATAGTTAGCTTCTCATCCCACTACACTGCTTCTATGGCAAAGAAGATTCTGGTTGAAG TGTTCAAGAAGGAGTTTGCACTGAATGTCTCAATCATGTGGCAGTCGTGTGGGAACCTGCACCCAGATGAACCACTGACTCCAAACAAGCCTCCTAAGAGCCTCCTGGCATCTCCCCTGAGGCCGCCATGCCACATCCTGAAGGCTCCACAGTCCTCAGTCCTACATCCATGTCTGGCCTCTCGTCCACCCAGCCCCCCAGGTTTCTGCAGAGCAGTGGGAGGACCCACTGCCGTTCTGTACCCTCCCTGTCCCCACCAGTTCAAATGTTCCTTTTCGCAGGGAGATCGAGTGCCTGTAGAATCCCCGGTGAAGCTCCTGAGTAAGGTGTGTGAGGTGACAGGGGTTGGTCAGCCACGCTATGAGATGTCCTACACCCACGCTGGAAGAAATGGATTCCTCCACTTCACCTACACAGTGTGTATCCCCAGGATAACCACTCCATTCAAAGGGCTGGTCATGATCCTTCCAGGACCCACTGCCAGCACCGTGCAGGAGGAAGCTCGGCAGGCTGCAGCGAAACAGGTCCTGCAGGGAATTTACAACAACTAG